The genomic region atccaacttgttaaaataatgtcgctcttatcaaggattgttgctttcattgctaaagtagcatatttactggattctcctattctaatacatatgttgttcttttgatcacatttgttatttgtttgatcattgaataacttcaattaacctTATAATTCTTAGTGTCGCATATACtatcaatcgatatctctcttgatgtgcactaagttaaaaggataaTTCATGATACAATTATGCAccctgtgatccatttgatatatgctaacaatgtctttaggatcactagttgtagaactctctcttgtgcaaaatatttccatactctgtcttgaatataggtcttaagtGATTAAGACTAagaacaaagcacaatgaagagagcatctctatgtgaaggtacaaaagggtaaaactattccatctcattcatacatgtacctaaatcttcctacattccttgcatatagtgtttaaaaggaagagaaagcatgtccatgcattatccctgcttcatacctagtttaacttatcaaacatttattcatgcatctttgttaaaactgggtgaagtaattttattgtcaaagagcttaaagcttaaccttgtaacgaggataagctgcctttgttccaaaggtgcatggtccttaagcctctttgaaatccttaaagaTAAatgcttgagatgtttataacatgctttcataagtgcataaactgtcatgagcatcacactcatactatgacacaatgcacttcacattctctatgatatggatatgatctcattaacctaattatgtgcacttggcatctaAGACCAAAAAAATTTATTCCtctcaaagcacatatttagagggagcaatctatattatataggattgtttaagcttaatttacatatccttttaatcatgtctctttcctttggtacatttgcatatttcctatctctattgtgccaaggctaagactaatatgtttccatgagcatctcatgtattaagtcttagattgaaagggaaatgaaatattcggcaaagacatcgcttccactctacatcttcggtattatccttccttgccggtattccgccagccctctaatttggtataatcttcactcgcatattatttaccaaagggggagcaagtagttaccgagggcttatatttcactcaagtatccgtttttggcgattcatgccaaagggggagaaagtattagcccaaagcaaaaggaccgcaccaccaccaattttcaaaatttgagttaagaaaagattttgaaatgatgaatttttcaattggtatcttatttttgatagaatttcaaattggaacaccctcttcaaaaactaatatctaaaaccctcttgaacattaagaggaggatttgattaagggggagttttgtttagtcaaaggaaaaagcatctgaaatagggggagaaaatttcaaatcttgaaaatgcttctcaaaattctactcatttacctttgaccatttgcaaaaggactttggaaagaatttacaaaagaatttgcaaaaacaaaacatgtggtgcaagcgtggtccaaaatgataaaaataaagaaatcaatccatgcatatcttatgaaatgaatattggttcaattctaagtaaccttttgcACTTACCTTAAGAAAACTAGTTCAATTTCGCACTTATAtagttgctttggtttgtgttggcatcaatcaccaaaaagggggagattgaaagggaaatagggtcaaacattttcctaaatgattttggtggttgaattgcccaacacaaacaattggactaactagtttgctctagatcatacattctacaggtgccaatggttcaactcaaaaccaatacaaagattaaaaagggttcaaaaagaaaggagcaaaggaaaccgaagtgctccctggtctggcacaccggactgtccggtgtgccaccggacagtgtccggtgcaccagggtgaatcagctcaaactcTTCGGCTTCGGGATTTCCAggcgcaactccgctataattcaccggactgtccggtgttgcaccggactgtccggtgttgcaccgaacagtgtccggtggcgcaccagactgtccggtgcaccagcggagcaacgactatctgcgtgcaacggtcgactctgcaaaatgAATAATGCAATTCAgaatgtcagagcagaagtcagaggggcaccggactgtccggtgccacaagaggacagagcctccaacggtcgatcagctccaagccctaacgacaggatGATGTGgcggcactggacactgtccggtggcgcaccggactgtccggtgcgcccatcgccagcagcctactCCAactgctacaatttggttggtggctataaataccaccccaaccggccacttcaatgtgtgggagcccaagcaacattccaactcatctagttgacatactcaagccctcccaaccacatatattcattgatccatcctatgcgcaagatttaggccactacaaccaacacaagtgccacaaaaagaaagctagcaaaagaaagcctctcgtgtgagtctagcaagagtgccttgtgagaattattgagagttagtgagcactacatcttgtgttcatttgtgcgtggagttttgaatcCCATTGAACtttctccaaagttttggaggcttgtaaagctagcaagagacaccaaagagtgtggtggtccttgcggggacttaagtgatccttgagaagaagaagagttcgccggtctttggtgatcggtggagagagggaaagggttgaaaaagacccgtccttagtggactcctcaaaggggactaggccttcgagggccgaacctcggtaaaacaaatcacccgtgtctcgtgtgcttattgcttgtgatttgtttgttctttccctttctaagttttcctgcactattctttgctaatattatttggtgttgctttaagttaaaatctcatagagtgaagcaacacatcgcaagaaagaacttgtgtcattgctcttcttatccaaGCCCCcatgctttattctcatagacctattagttgtattgttttatcaattccgcattattagaaagcaatactctttacaagcaaggacttagtttttatactccgataattgtatatcttgttctaaccactaatcaagggatcaagttgggggataaagttttaattttcaggtttcgcctatccacccccctctaggcgactttcagccagCGCCCCCCTCATCGTCGTCCGTCGGAACGGATGACTCGATGGGGCTCTCTGTGGCGGAGAGGGCTTACGTCGGGGTCATCAAGCGAGCAGGGCTCGAAGGCTCGAATGACTCGGAGGAGGACTCCAAGGAGAACGACTCCGAGGAGGAGGAGGGCGAGGGCGACTACGATGGCGGCGATGAGGGAGGCAAGGACGACAGCGGCAGTAGCGGAGGCAAGAGCGGTGGCAACAACGATAGAGGCGACGACAGCAGCGACATCGGCAATAATGGTGGCTAAGACGATGGTGGCAAGGGcgacggcggcaggggcggcaacgaCGGTGGCAAAGCGCCACCagcttagatattagtatagtgcggTGTAGTAGTAGAAGGTAGGTGTAGTAGTGAGTAGGAATCGTTTGCAGGGGTCGGTTCATAATGAACTGACCCTTCCTCTGTAATGGTCCTCCAGCTTATGTGAATAAAGCTTGCTAGTTTTATCTATCTAGAATATTGAGTTTCCTTTGGTTTTGCTCTGCATTTGAAATTTGATTGTTGGTATTGAGTTCTTTGTTCTATTCGATTTCTTGTGTCTCGACTAATCTCTCTCGATTGATTCTGCGTAGAAGTGTGTTTTCTGCCTGACTTAGTTCGTCCGACTAAACCTGTCCGGCTGAACCCGTCCGACTTAACCTGTCTGATTTAGCTCATCTGACTTAGCATTTATTCCATTCGATCTAAAAATATGTTTCCCTCGTGCTTGCGCTTGTGCCAGGTCTACACTGTACACGCATATACACACTCGCTGTCTGACGGTTCCTGGCAGGCAAACCCTAGCTCTGTTCTTTCACCGCAACTCTCCCCTATGAAATTCTCGTGACTTGGCAAATCCACGCTTGATTTCATGCTTTCGTGAGGTCTCATGGCGCCAAGGAAGAAAAAGCAGGGGGCGCTGTGGCCGTCACCCCCTATTGATCCGAGCAGCCAACTCCACTTCTGCGGTAACTATGCTTCCATTGTCTATGAATTCGATTTGCTCCATCTTGTCGAAATTGGTGTTCTTCCCTCGAAGGAGTCGAGTTCCTGACGTGTTTGGCAAGGGATTTCCGTGCCCatggaggatacccatgagtctgtGGTTTTCGTCCCTTTCTTGATCCGGGGCCTGGGTTGCCTGTTTTCCCCTTTTTCcaaggtctccttgatttctactctCTCAATCTAACTCACTTGAACAccaattccattctccaaatctccatctTCGTGCATCTCTGCGAGGCCTATCTTGGAATTAACCCACATTTTGGACTATGGAAATATCTTTACCACTATAAGCGGGGGATGGATGGTGGACAACATCAAGTAGTTGGTGGGGCTAGCCTTGAACTTCGGCGGGGTAGGAAAGTTGAATACCTAGATATCCCCCTAAAGGATAACATGAAATGATGGCACTTTGAGTAGTTCACTATGGAGAATTATAACAAGTCCTTGCATGCTCATTctggaagacagccggatgttcgcgtgCCAAGTTGGATAGAGGCCCCAACTGAATCTGAAGTTGCTAAGGCGAAGGTCTTGTTGGCTAAGAGTGCGGGTTTAAAAGACAGATGTCTGACTACTGAAGCTGCGGTGatcgactttgttttcaagaatattcagcctctAAAAGACAGAGTAACAATTAGTTTATGTTGgttggctatttataccccttccaacaCCCATATTCATTGTCTTGCTGCCCCAACCACCAAGCATTCATTGCTTGAGACTTGCAAGTCCACATTGCATAGTGAGGTGATTAACAAAGTCATAATCTCGTGTTAGAACCTCCTTAGTGCACATGAGAGCCACCTATagcacacaccgcatgcattaggcttctcttgtttaagtgaaagtctatggcttattactcttggtgatcagcATCACTTAGACGACTCAGTGGCAattggagctcggtgatcaccccgGAGGCTTTGTTAGTGACCTAACTCAGAGATTGTATGTGGTCGTGAGAGATCCACCACGTCGGAGAGACAAATGATCATCTCATAGCGAGCACTTGGTCCTTGTGAGGgctaagggggagcgatacccttgcgcgggtgctccaacgaggactagtagaTATTGCGACTCTCCGATACCACGGGAAAAACTTGGATGAGTCTTCTTGCCCCTGCTTTACATTGCATATTTATTTTGAGCAATTTACTTTGTGTAATTGTATTCCTAGTATTTGCCATGATGACTTAGTGTTTTCTTTCTGTTTTCTAGTTTTTGTGATTTAGCTAGGTAGTTGGATGAAGTTGAGCTCTTGTTTAAGGTTTAATATTCTGCAAGAAATTTAGAGAAGCCCAATTTACCCCACACCCCCTCTTGAGCATCATGATCCTTTCACTCCATTCAAAACAATGTTTTATACGATCATATGTACGTTCTGACAAGTGCCAATCATAGCCTTAGGAATCTATTTAGCCCTTGTATCCCATATTCCCATTAGATGAGATTCCAAAATAATCTAGATTAGgtagtgtttgaatgcactagagctaatagttagctgctaaaattagctaAAGACATCCAAATAGTTTAGCTAATAATTCAGTTATCAGCTACTTTTATCAAATTAGCTAATAATTACTTAGCTAATTCCACTAACAAATTTTTAACCAACTACttgttagctctagtgcattcaaacacccccttaaaaaGCTAAACCAATGGACATATCCCAATTCCTTTAGTTAGAATTCGATTAATCTGGCTCAAAAAGATAAAACGGATCTAGTTCATCTCTTCGTAGGTATGAATTTCTCTTTGACTAGAAACTACCGTAGCATCTGTGCAGCAACTTTTTGCTGAATATGTGATCTCGGCGCCATTGGCGTATGATAGTGTGCTGTATTTACGTTAAGCATGTTGCCGAACTATCTTAGCGAATGAAGGTCGGCTGGTGGGTCGTGACAGAACATGTACAGACATATTTGAGCAAAAGACGATTGCAATAAAGCTACTCACCCTTTTCTAGAACATAAGTAGTTACAAGTGGCAAACAAAATTTCAATAAGATTCACAACTTGGTGTTGTATATGTGAGAAGGGATAGGCTGGGTAGTCACACAAGAGGCATCTCTAGTTTTTGTAACAAACATTTTTTTCAGTGACTGGAACAATTCTATCCAGTTCACCTTCCTTCTGCATTGATTAGCTGCGAGAAGGCGTTACTCGTTGACATGTCGGAGTAGTCGATGGGCACGCGGCTTTGATCTGTACTGCTGATATCCAGGGAGCTAACTCTCTTTGGATTTGAAGGGAGTTCAGAGATCTGATTCATACTGTTGATGTTGGACATGTCTGGACCTGCCTCCTGCAGCTGCAGCACAAACTCCAGGTTCCACAGCACATCCCCCATAGTAGGACGCTCGACACCATACTCTGCAAGGCATTTCTCCACCGTCTCTCCAAACTTCCTCAGTGCTTCAGGCCTGACTGTCCCAGCAATGCGCTGGTCGACAATCTGATCAAGCTCTCCTCTCTTTTGCCACTTGATAGCCCACTCCGCGAGGTTGATCATGTCCCTTGGAAGAGTCGGGTCGATAACCGGCCTCGCACAAATCACCTCAAGCAGCACCACACCAAAAGAGTACACATCTGATTTGTCAGTCAGCTTCTGTCTCCGGAAGTACTCAGGATCAAGGTACCCGAAGCTCCCTTTCACTGCTGTGCTCACATGCGTCTGGTCGAATTCAGGCCCAACCTTTGAGAGGCCAAAATCAGAAACCTTGGCCAAGAGATTTTCATCGAGTAGTATGTTTGCTGACTTGACGTCACGGTGTATGATTGACTGGGCAAAACCGGTGTGAAGGTAGTGGAGCCCTCTTGCTGCTCCTACGCAGATTTCCAGTCTTTTCTTCCAGCTGAGAGGCGGCATATCACCGCCATAAAGATGGCTCTTCAGAGTTCCTTTCTCCATGTATTCATACACCAAGATCATCTCGTTGTGTTCATCACAGTAaccaatgagcgacacgagatgacGGTGTCGCAGCCCTGACAGCAATTCAATCTCTGTACGGAACTCCCTCAGCCCTTGGTGGGACTTCTGGTTGCCCCGCTTTACTGCAAGTTTGCTTCCATCCTGCATCACTGCTTTGTAGACCTTCCCAAAGCCTCCAACTCCAATGACCATCTGCTCATCAAAGTGATTTGTCGCATCTTGCAGCACAACAAAAGGAATTCGGTAGCTCGTGTCACCGGTAGTTCCAGACGTAAGAGTGGTCCGACTGGTGGTTCGGCTGCCTGTGGTAAGGAAGCTAAGACCATTGAGGGGTGTCCAAGAACTTGAGGGCCGACTTGGTGCTGGTGGATGTAGCTTGTTTTTTCTCCTGAAGAAGATACAGATAACAATAGCAATGACGACAGCAGCCACAACTCCGAGAACAGAACCCAATATGACACCGAGATGGCTTCTTGCCACTGAAGGTGGTGCCACAATGGAAACAGACCCTGTACTGATGTTCATCTTCATGATCTCCAAGCCATTCAGGATACCATCCGGCGCTGCTATCTTTACAGCAGAAGGCCCAATGCTGACACTGAGCTTACCAGATGGATCACTTGATAGCAAG from Zea mays cultivar B73 chromosome 6, Zm-B73-REFERENCE-NAM-5.0, whole genome shotgun sequence harbors:
- the LOC100384323 gene encoding receptor-like protein kinase HERK 1 isoform X1, with product MDSTVVGLKLVVLALSVAIWLFGTCCHADFTPADDYLINCGSTVDATVDHRVFVSDTSGAAILTTPTQSTAATTSPNLVSGFEGAMLYQTARIFVVPSSYAFMLKSHGRHFVRLHFFPFKYQSYDLTTATFKVSTQDVVLLDNFTAPSSSSPVFKEYSLNITRDMLILTFVPLGNNTPAFVNAIEVISVPDLITDSVLSLDPVGQYLGLSTQPLQTFYRINVGGPKVTPENDTLWRTWVTDQSSFVNSTPTTLANFPGKLNFQNGLATEEDAPDSVYNTARRLQNSTRSVSNMTWQFDVDARSSYLIRFHLCDIVSKAPYQLLFDVYVDSWSVVKDLDLSDKAFGNLATPYYIDAVLLSSDPSGKLSVSIGPSAVKIAAPDGILNGLEIMKMNISTGSVSIVAPPSVARSHLGVILGSVLGVVAAVVIAIVICIFFRRKNKLHPPAPSRPSSSWTPLNGLSFLTTGSRTTSRTTLTSGTTGDTSYRIPFVVLQDATNHFDEQMVIGVGGFGKVYKAVMQDGSKLAVKRGNQKSHQGLREFRTEIELLSGLRHRHLVSLIGYCDEHNEMILVYEYMEKGTLKSHLYGGDMPPLSWKKRLEICVGAARGLHYLHTGFAQSIIHRDVKSANILLDENLLAKVSDFGLSKVGPEFDQTHVSTAVKGSFGYLDPEYFRRQKLTDKSDVYSFGVVLLEVICARPVIDPTLPRDMINLAEWAIKWQKRGELDQIVDQRIAGTVRPEALRKFGETVEKCLAEYGVERPTMGDVLWNLEFVLQLQEAGPDMSNINSMNQISELPSNPKRVSSLDISSTDQSRVPIDYSDMSTSNAFSQLINAEGR